The Fusarium poae strain DAOMC 252244 chromosome 2, whole genome shotgun sequence nucleotide sequence CGAGTCAATCGGGTATTGGAGACTAGTCGGTCTTTGAAATGATTGAGGAGGCCTTCCGGCCAAAAGGGGTCTATAACACTGATCAGTAAAGGTAAAGGTAAAGGTGAAAGAATGTGGGAAACGTACGCTCAGAGTACGCCTGAGTAACAGTGAAAAACTTCAAAATTGAATCACCCAAGAATTCAAGACGTTCATAGTCAACGGGCTCCGCGGCGCTACGTGAGCTAATGGCTTCGACTACCAACTGCAAATCCGTGATACCAACTGGCGCCAAAAGTGTCGAGGACAACTCCGATGCGATGAGCTGAACCTCCAACTCATGAATGATGCAAGGAATAAGCATACCGCACTTAGCGGCACGGCGAGGAACCTCGTCGACAGTTGCTTGGGAGATAGGGAGAACCCAGCGGTAAGGTTTGGTACAGACGCTCTTGGCCGAGCCCGATAATAAGTCATGCAATAGGTCCGACCTGCGCGTCCATTGCTGTACAACAAGATATTTTTCTTCTGGCGCATCTTCATATCCCGAAAACGGATGCTGGACTTGCTCTTTAAGCGGTTTTGAAGGGATCGTCCGGACGTAGTGGAAAGGGGTCTTTCTAGGGTCACGAACAAGAACTCTCTGTTCCAATACAGCATCAATGCTTTCGCTGAAAGGTATTGATCCAATTCGATCCCGAGAAAGGTCCCTATTCTCATAGGCGAATTTGATCACATGTTCTTTGTCCTCCACGTTCCAACGGTGGCCAAAATGCATCGCCAGTAGGATAGATGTGTGATCCGGTAAACCCAAGCATTCTTCATGAGAGATCCTCTTGATTGAGGTGCATTTGACATGCCACGTAAGTCCTTCTTGGGGATAGACGTTGATGTCACGAGGTCGAGGGAGCTCCACAGGCAAGGTAATCTCAAAACGAAGAGGAGTAACGTACTCGTGGTCGAAGAACTCATAAGAATAAAGCCATTTGTCATTGGCTGTCTGCCACTTTTGCACAACGTCTTGCCATGGGTTGAATAGTAGTTCGGGTTTAATGAGTTGcacctcttcttctgcttctttcgGGTCCACGTTAAGGGGAAGGAGGTGATCACTAATCAGTCCTTCTTGGTACAACCCAACGAATGCAATGAAAGCTGCCTCTTTCTGTGCATTCTTTTCAGATCTCCATCCACCTCTGCCCTGGACCTTACGAAGGTGCCGAGGCAGAGCGGCCGGAAGAGTGACCGTGGCGCTGAAAGTCGGAGGCGCTGTTCCCTGTTCTGTCTTTTGGTAAACGTAAACAGGTCTTTGATCCACGTAGTCCCGTTGAAACACCTTGCTGCAGAAATGTTCAAGGTGTTGGCGAGAGTTCTCTAGATCCAGTCTAGCTCCTGTGTTTGGTACAATCAAGAAAATGGAGCTCGTCTCTTCAATGCGAGCCTCGATCTCCAGTCTGTCCAACTCCTCTCTTTCTTGTTCATATCGACTCTTCATTTCAGCCTCCAGGGAATCCCACTCCCGAACACCAGATGTCGATTTCACAAGTACAATCATCTTTGACTTCTTTTTGCGAGCCCGTCCGCGGCGTTGAATATGGGATTTGAGGGTGGTTGTCTCGTCAAAACAGATGACGAGGTTGCACGCCGCAACGTCAATGCCCTCTTCGAGGACACTCGTCGAAACCAGAAGATTGATGGCGCCTGATTTAAAGTCGCGCAACGTCTCGGTACTTGAACCAGGCATATATTCATAGATGTTTTGCTTCCGAACCTTCGTAGCTGAGGTTCCCACTATTGAGCCAACACGATACCGCTTTTGAACCTCGGGGTGCTCTTTCAATAAAGAGCAAAGGACGTTGGCAACAGCTCTTGATCTGACGAATACGATACCGACCGCATCCTCATCAGCTTTAAGCAGTTCCTGAATTAGTTTGTTCGTCTTATTGGCCAAGTTGTGTGTGGTTGGTAGTTTGGGCTGATGGGGACTGGCAGCGATCTGTCTCATGTGTCCTGCGAGGTAGGTTCTATCCTCGTTGGTCCAGGCATCTTTGAGTGTTGGTGGCGGTGGCGAGTCGACTCTTTGTAGAAATATATTGACCAGCTCAGAGATGTACCTGTCGGCAGCCCAAGGTCCAAGTTCACCAAGAATATCCTTGCTTTTGTTCCATAATGCCTTTAGCTGTTTCTGAGAGAAGGTCTCCTGTTTCATCAAAAAAGATAGTATTTCAGGCCCAGTCTTCTGGCCCTTGGCGATGAGTTGTCGGGTCTTTGTGAGACTTGGATCTTTTGTGATGTCCATTGCCCGATATTCAGACTGCAGAGCCTGCATCAAGGGGGTTCGAGTCGGACTCTCTTCCACATCGTACAATACCCGGGAAAGATCGGGCTTATTGACGTGACGGAAAAGCTCTTCCCGATTAACCGTCGGGGTGACACATATCGCATCCATGGTGGTTTCCAGCTCACGGGTTTCATCGTGTTTCGACCTCGACTGCACCGGGCTGGCTGTTAAACCCAGAATAGCAGGCACGGGCATGCCAGCACTCTTGTATCTGTGATAGAAATTGACCATGATCTTTCGACCACCGCTATTCTTGACGCAATTGTGAACTGAAAGTAAGTCAGTAATAGTATTGTCAGTGTCAGCATTGTCTCACCTTCATCGAACACGATAAGAGACAGCATGTCTATCTTGACAAATGCATGGTCCAGCGCATCTCGCAGGATGTCAAAGGTCGAGACTACAACGCGAGTCCCGTGAAGGATACGGGGCCAGACATCCTCAGACCATGTGTCGATGTTTAATTGCCCAGTCAGCAGTCTCATAGACACGGACGGCATTTGTCTTTGAAGAACGCCATGTTGCTGTTCACATAGCGATACTGTCTTGCCTAAGAACCAGACGATCTATCTTTGTTAGTTTTGTGTGTAAAAAGATGGTTCTTCATTCACCAACCTTGTCTGGTGCACATGTGTCGAGTTCGTGTTGAATACGCATTACGGCCCTAAATGTCACAATCAGTCTCCCTCTTTTTGATGATATTCGAGCAACATACACTTGCGTTTTACCGCTTCCTGTGTCCATCTAATCAGGTCAGAGAATATATTTCGAACAGATGATACTCGGAACAACTTACTGCGACAATGACATTCCTTTCGAGGCTCCGTTCCAACATCTCTCGCTGGTAACCGCGGGGATTTACCACCTCTGGGCTGGGTGTCACTTTCTGATCCTCGACTTCATCGTCTTGCTCTTCCCCAATGATCTTATAATCGGAGTCGATAAACATGAGTGCTTCCGCTTCAGGAACATTGACTATTGTCTCCCTCCCCTCGACAGTAGAGATCTCGACAACTGAGGACCCTAGTGTTTTAATCTCGGAGTCTGGGATAGAAGGTGCATCTACCATGACTTTATCCGTGGAAGACATTCTGATCTGTCCAAGACCCCTGTGGGCCAATCTCGGGTTGTGAAAGGTAGGCCTCCAAAATGAGGTTGGTCTGATAAAAAGCAGATAATCCAAACTGCGGGAAGAAAGAAGTCTTAAGTAACGCCGGGTTCTCAAAAGCATACAAAAAAGATGCCAAAATATTCTGGTATGGAGAGTAAGAGGAGGAGAATGTTTAGGAGTGATGTCCCGGGCGAGTGGTATAGAGAGGTAGAGTTCTCCGTTTGGAAGGCAAAGTGGTGCCTACGGCTGGTACTCAGATGTGAGTGCAGGAGGCCGACCAGAATTCGATACTGCCAAAAAAAGGCACTCTGCAATAAAGACGTAAGTGGGAGGGAGGCCTGTGATTTGTGTAGGAGGCACAGCAGGAGGTCTATTGTAGGAGGCCAGCCAGCAGGTCCGAAGGGGCAGTGAATCACGGCCAACAAGATATTCGTTGTTGGAGTGTGGATTATACTGCGCAGGGCAGAATTGCCTAAGGTTTCAGTTGTAGTTTAGAGGCAAAGAGTTTGAGAAGGAACATACAAAAGCCAACTTTGATTCGGGCATAACTTAGAAATAAATTGATCTTATTTTCTTAACATTGTCTGGTTATTGTTTTTCCAAGTTGAGTATTGTATTGTTCTTGTTAGGATTTCTACTGATTGGTCGTCTAGGCTAGTCCTAGGTGGCTGTGGCTGTCTTTGTTTACTAGCGACATCTATTACTCGGCATGGGACCACCAACGAGTTCAACTTGAATAGcacaaacaaagaaaaatgGGCGATTATTATGAATTGTTCCCGATCTCAAGTATGGAGCAACAATCCACTGGATTAATTGTGTACGCTGCAGAGCCATTTGAGTGGTTGAATTTGTGTAGCGTACCGATGCGTCCAAGACCATTCAATATTTTGAAGTTCTAACTACACCTTTCACTTTCTACTTATCGCTGCACTCTAAAACTATTTAACTACCTATCGTGACAACCGACTTTCAATCGTTTACCATGCAACTGCCATTGCTTTCATCACCATCCGATGAAGCTATGAGTTTATATGCAACGGGCTTCAACGCATGGAACCAGCTCAATTTTGAATCCTCGCCAAGTGACCAGGAGCCTGACGATTTGTTCACTTTTACAAAAGTCCTAACAGACAAAACTATCGGCAATATTATTCCAAAGATAAGTTATACCGCAGGTAAATACTACATCTGCATCATACTGTTAATCACCGCTCTAACATTTGATAGTGCAGCGAAATAACACTTGGGCTTTTGCCGGCTCATGCC carries:
- a CDS encoding hypothetical protein (BUSCO:2140at5125) — translated: MSSTDKVMVDAPSIPDSEIKTLGSSVVEISTVEGRETIVNVPEAEALMFIDSDYKIIGEEQDDEVEDQKVTPSPEVVNPRGYQREMLERSLERNVIVAMDTGSGKTQVAVMRIQHELDTCAPDKIVWFLGKTVSLCEQQHGVLQRQMPSVSMRLLTGQLNIDTWSEDVWPRILHGTRVVVSTFDILRDALDHAFVKIDMLSLIVFDEVHNCVKNSGGRKIMVNFYHRYKSAGMPVPAILGLTASPVQSRSKHDETRELETTMDAICVTPTVNREELFRHVNKPDLSRVLYDVEESPTRTPLMQALQSEYRAMDITKDPSLTKTRQLIAKGQKTGPEILSFLMKQETFSQKQLKALWNKSKDILGELGPWAADRYISELVNIFLQRVDSPPPPTLKDAWTNEDRTYLAGHMRQIAASPHQPKLPTTHNLANKTNKLIQELLKADEDAVGIVFVRSRAVANVLCSLLKEHPEVQKRYRVGSIVGTSATKVRKQNIYEYMPGSSTETLRDFKSGAINLLVSTSVLEEGIDVAACNLVICFDETTTLKSHIQRRGRARKKKSKMIVLVKSTSGVREWDSLEAEMKSRYEQEREELDRLEIEARIEETSSIFLIVPNTGARLDLENSRQHLEHFCSKVFQRDYVDQRPVYVYQKTEQGTAPPTFSATVTLPAALPRHLRKVQGRGGWRSEKNAQKEAAFIAFVGLYQEGLISDHLLPLNVDPKEAEEEVQLIKPELLFNPWQDVVQKWQTANDKWLYSYEFFDHEYVTPLRFEITLPVELPRPRDINVYPQEGLTWHVKCTSIKRISHEECLGLPDHTSILLAMHFGHRWNVEDKEHVIKFAYENRDLSRDRIGSIPFSESIDAVLEQRVLVRDPRKTPFHYVRTIPSKPLKEQVQHPFSGYEDAPEEKYLVVQQWTRRSDLLHDLLSGSAKSVCTKPYRWVLPISQATVDEVPRRAAKCGMLIPCIIHELEVQLIASELSSTLLAPVGITDLQLVVEAISSRSAAEPVDYERLEFLGDSILKFFTVTQAYSEHPFWPEGLLNHFKDRLVSNTRLTRMCLETGLSKFILTKVYTGMKWRPLYRDDFLDVKPAEDASRFIGPKVLADVVEALVGASYQDGGMNKALACIKVFLGSKCNWHNDGVARDILFRLAPSDVQLPPTMEPLEELIGYTFEKKSLLIEAMTHGSYAADTQERSYEQLEFLGDAVLDYIVVTRMYQFNPPVPNGRLHMIKTAMANAEFLAFTNMQYGLRRPEIEFVDGEPVSTEVFLPIWKFMRHSSQEMGRIMNETQARFESLQDEINAARLNGATYPWTLLARLHPKKFYSDLIEAVLGAIWVDSGNMETCAAFLHKFGILPYLDRILNQNIHVQHPKEELTRLAVDKKMVYDYTPVDGPIKEYLCTVTVGDRAVGVVSGALNKIEAMTKAAEEGVNLLKAEQRRAEQAAHDEVEKFLVAMDLS